GCAGCTGGCTATCTAACCGGAGTATCAGTTGTGATAAAGGCTTCCAAGACAGTTCTATTAGTGCTTACGATCTGGACTCGCAGGTGGGTGAACATCCTCATGCCGACAATCCATTTGATTTGCTCAGCGCCTCGCATTTCTATGAGGGCTGCAGCACCGCGAACATGCTGTGCCCATGACTGTAAAGAGGATGGAGTGTTGCAAGTCAAGACCTACTGGAATCAATAGGTTTACTCGGAATAAGGTAACCCAACCTACCTCAAACATGCCAAGAAGCATCGTCGCCGCTAGTGTAGCGTCGCTCTTACATTGAGTTCCATCTTTCAAAGTGCAGTTGATCAGATGCAACGCTTGTGTATATTCCCCAGTCGCTTTAGTCATCAATTCAGTGGACTTTTTGATGTTCGATAGCCCTGCTAAGCCTACTGCGACTAGACTCTGCATTACTAATGGGTTGGTTGCCGCGAGCACTTCCATTTGGGAGGCACTCAAATAGATAGGTATATTGTGTACATCGTCAAGCACATAGTaccgaaagaaaaatccgACTGATTCGgcgggggtggaggaaggtAGGGACGCAGGGAGAGACTGTAGAGATTGAGCAACAACGGCGGCTTTGAAGGCGCGGCGGCTTTGTGGAGCGATTTCTTTTGCTGAACTGACTTGTCGCTCAGTCCTGTATTGAGCAGATCGAACCCGAGATCTAACTTTCTCGTTCTCATTGCGATAATACACTTGTTGCGGATCACGGTAGCCTGGGCAAGAGAAGGATGCTCGCACACATTGCGAACAAGTCGGTTCTGCTCGATCACACTGTCGACCAACGATTAGCAAGGTCTTCAATATAATGGGAGACGGCAAGAGGGTACTTTGATTCGGCGGGTGCGACAATTGCCACACCCTTTGCTGATACGAGGTCGATAGACCATTGCACACAGTGTCAAGAATGCTAAGCTTCCATCTCCCTCGGCGGCCTGAGGAAGCCACGAAGGTCGCTTCCAGCGGGGCCGTGGCTCCACTCTCGACTAGCCGAAGACAGTTTAGTGGAATAGATTGGAGCGTCCATGGATCCTTCAAATAGATATAGTTATCGTTATCTTTGACCAAAAGAACAGTGTACTAAGCCACGACAAGGATAGAACAAAACCACTCCTTCCACTCATACCATGCTCCTTGAGCAAGTCTAGCCTAGCCTTCGCCTAAATCATTCGCAGCATAGAATACCCGATCAATAGCAGAAAGTCCCACCATGCTTGCATCGCAAGAAACATAATAATCCAGTTGGGTTGTTTTGTGCCGGGAAAGAATTGTTTGTATTCGAACCAAATGACTGCGTGTGCGAACCCCAACACTACCTTTCCAATAACTGATATCCATATGACAAGTTTCCGCTGTAACAGAGAAATGTCATCGCGATCATAGAGGATGGAAACTAGGTAGCCGATCCAcgaacagaaagagaggatgagGGATAACGACGCAAAGTAAGGAAGCAAAGGGGCTGGCTCCAGTGGGGTCTAGAATACAGTTAGACGGCTCAAAATAGTCAGATGGACTTGTAGAGTACCCGTTCTGGAGCTGTGTAGCTCTTGTAGGCCCAGTATGTTGAAGCTATCACGGCGCCGGCAAAGAACAGGGCGCTGAGAAATTGAATCGGAGGGATTGGCGGGGTTGTGTTGATTCCTCTACCTTGCCTGTGTCGGTAGGGACGCCGCTCTCGTTCGTATCCCGGACTGGAGGAATAGGGTGGTAAAAGTGGATCGGTTTCCATAATTGGCGGACTAACTGTCAAACTGGACGAACGTTTGAGGCGTTCCAAAGAACTGGTGATCGCTGTTCGGACAAGATCCATGGTCGGGCTGTGACGGGTTGCAGCACGTGATGGCGGCCATGCATGCACCCTATTTATATCATTCATTCATCGCAGTCTGTCGTTAGCACAGCCCGAGGGAAGGAGCTATACGGCCTGCTCCCGTCCTGTACAAATGTAGGGCATGAGGTTCCATTATATATGGAGTCCTTACGACTACTAGCTCTAAACTTTATAAAGTATTTTGTTGAGGGTTTCATGACCGAGCAGGGTGTACCTAAGAATGCTCTATGTCAAATCAATTAACTTACTAATAAACTGCTTCTGTATTGTTGACTCAACTGGAAGTGTAGATAACTACTCTAATTGGGCTTAGGACGCCGCGGAAGATGTCGTCTTTCCATCATCACAGATTGACACCCAGTTTTTcattactattattattgcGGTTGTGCCTTCGTTCAGAATAGAAGGAGTCATGCCCTTGAATTGGAAATGATTTCTGtttatctcttttcctcgttCAAGTCTCTGGTACGAACTAGTACTCCACAAGTTTGGGGAACAGTTGGCCAGCGTCCTATTCTATATAACGGGACACGCATTACCACCCACCTGAACGTGGAGTATGGCTGTCTGGGTACTCCGACGGTAATCTGACTCAAATCTAATATACCTTCTAGGTTTCCAATAGGAACCATTCTTTCAGCAGCCCAGGCGCACCTGCCGACAGATGATACCCCGTGGGAGGAACTCCGGGAAGGGTCACGGGTCTGTGCACTGTTGCGGTTCCGGTCCCCAGCTGGCAATGGTATGAACCCGTCAACAAATGAAAGAATTCAAGTACATatgcatatatataaaatgGATATCATTGAACAGAAATTGCACAAAGGGGATATATACATAGCTAAGAGTCAAATCGTCGTATATCAGCAGAAGCCACATGTCCGCCCAATCGTACCTGGGTATACAGTCATCAAGCGCTCTTTTTAcatttttcatttatttttgttcttgtttcaccttctccattctctcaATTTATTCCCCCTTTTTTGGCACTATTTTTCGCGATTCATAACTCGGATATCCGTTCGGATCTTGATTCCCCCCAGCGGGATACTTGCATCACTTTCTCCCGAGTTCGCTGTTCTGGCTGTTTCGACATCCGAGACGAGATGGTCATCGCTATCCCTATCGCTGTAGCTGCGCATGGGCCGTTCCCGAACATGTTGAATAATAGTGGTGTTTCCATAGCTTCCGCGCTTCCCACTACTCCCATTGCTGGATCCCCAAGCACTCCCCTCCGGTCGGATATTGGCCTTGACCAGGGCGATACCACTTGGGACACTAATCGAGACAATGGAAACCGATCCCTCAAGGACAGACCAGTATAGGTACAGCGGGAACTCCCACGTTAAGTCGGTCGGCATGACGGGAATGAGGTTGACGACGGCGACCAAACGGCCCAGGGACACAACGATGACGGAATAAGTCATGAAGAAGCAAATGAGGAGGTAGATGCGGCGGCGGAGGCTCATTTTGAGGGACCAGATCATCGGGATCGGGAGGAGTAGGATGTAGAAGTCGATTACGGTGGAGAGAATCGCGGTCGAGAGATACCAATCATATTGTTTAATGCAGGTTCCTGGTAAGGTGGTGTTCCAggccttggcaatggggTTGCATTGGAAGATGGTTGAGATCTCGGCGGAGATGAGCCAGCCGGCGACGAGGGCGCCGATGATCCAGAGGTTTATGCGAAATGCGCGGTTGTTGGAGCGAAAGACACGCGCGTAGAAGAGAACCGCAGAGATCTTGGGGAGGCAGACTGAggcgtcgaagaagaagattgcgaTGAAGAGATATTTGGATCCGGTGATCAGGTATTGCGGATTGATGGACGCCACGACTGACATGTGGTAGCCTAGGCCTATGTTTCGCCATACTAGGACCAGGGATAGCACAACCAGTTCACAGATCTGGGGCGAGGTAGTTAGCTCTCCTGGTGTTTATTCGGAGTTTGATATGTATCTATGCGGGAGAAAGGACTTACCACGGACAGGATTGCGAACAGGTCATCCCACCACCAGTTTTGGTGCGCAATAACCTTGCTCATAATCCGGGTGATAGTGGCCAAGATTACCAGGATCATGAGTATGATGCTCAATATCACGACGCCTTTCCCGCGGTCTGGCGTGCCATCTGGTACGTCTAGAGCCATATTGGTTACTCGTGTTTGTCCGGGGTtatgggaagagaagcgacGTGGAAGCAAAATGTACGTGGACGAAAATGAACAGCAAAGGGATCTTACGGACTTGAAAATAGTCTGGTCAGCTTGCACTGgcatgtacggagtagtgagTCGTCATGCATGCTTGTCCTTGCTTAACCTGCAGAATCAGCCCCCATCGGGATAAATTGCGCCTCGTCTGGCCCCTCCATTAATTCTGACGAGGGAGGGAGGGGCAGGATTGTAGAGAGTAATGAGCGAATGAAAGTTAATCAGTCGTCCTGTCAGCATTTCATTGCTTATGCCCCTTGCGGTGGGGGCGATGGTCTAAGTTGATTGACTAAATCCAGCTTGTGATAGGAAGTGGGTCAGCTTACGGCCTGCCATTAGTTAGTCCTCGCAGTGTTAATCATACTCCGCCATTTTTAACATTCCGCATCCAAGTATTCCCACCGCTCGGAAGATCCTTGTTCTATTTTAATAATGTTCGCTATTATCTAGTTTTGGAGTGAAAAATCGAACTCAAAATTGAtattatcttattttttttttttctcagaGTACCGCGAAATTAACTTCCAGAGTTCTCAATGCTGTCAATATAGTAGTAATATATCACAATTCTGAGTAGCTACATTGATTCGCTCGGTTAGATTTGATTTCATATGCTTTATTGATTTATTCATTCATCTTGTTAACTTATTACATTTATCTCGCTTTATTTTGTACTGCTCAACCTACCACTTTCCAGGTCGAAGGACTAAAATGCTTGGATCTCCTAAAATACCAAGCAAGTTCATAAGCGCCGACAGGGTGAAATCACGTCGGCGGCTAAAGGGACGCCGTTGTCAGGCGACTTTGTCGATCCGCACTCAATTGGGCCACAAGCCCGTGCTGACTGGATTGCCGAGGACTGGACAGGAACTCACGGCACAGCCCGTGCGGAGGTTTCCAGGCCCACTTGAGGCAAAGGATAGCCAGGATGAACTACCGAGTATGGCCGGAGATCACAGCACGGCCCCCTGAGGGGAGTATCAGGAAcacaaagaaaaggtataCAAGGGTGCAGAGCCAAGGCTGCCTAAATACCCTGCCCAGCAATCCTCGGGGCTGATTTAAGATTCTCATAATCCAAATGGATCACCCGCCATATTTCTCATCAatttttctccatctcctagATCGCGAcacttcctcctcaacctATCTGTTCCACAAACAAGGACTACTGAGCAGTCATGAGCTGGACAAAAGTATCAGAACGCCGCTGGGAGCGCCCTGTCACCGGAATGGAGGGATATTTTGTCTATACGGGATCGGTGTCAGCCGCTCACTGCGATGGCCGCCACCAGtacaccatcttctccaagctgAAGATCGATCTCGGTATCAGTCCGGCGGACGTTGAATCCGCACTGAAGCGCGCCTGGAAGCGGCTACGGTCTGAGCAGCCCCAGATCGCCACCACAGTTGATGGGACGACGATGGTGTATGAGGTTCCTGATGAGGCAGCTTTGCAGGAGTGGCTGGCCTCAACCTTTGTTGTCtcatctgctgcagatgcGGAGGATTTATACCGCAATGCTGAGCCTATCAAGCAGGTTACACTGTATTATATTCCGAAGTCATCGGAGCTTGTACTGCGTGCTCAGCATTACACAATTGACGGCACCGGTACACTACTCCTCTGGGATCGCTATCTGACAGCCTTGGCAACCCCAGCCGAGGAGGTCACATTTGGTGACGAGCATACCCGGCTGGCCCCCTCCATTGAGGATGTGCTCAAGGTCTCCGAGCCGACGGCGGAAGAAACCGAGAAGGCCACGGCTCTCCTCATGAGCTATGCGACCAAAGCTCCGGGTGTTGGCCCCGTTTCCAAAGTTGGCACCGTGCCTGCTGGCCGGTCCCAATATGCAGAAGTGACTTTCCCGACGCGGACAACGGAAGCAATTATCAAGGTAtgcaaggagaagggcatcagCGTTACCTCGGCCGTACATGCAGCCTACATCCAGGCGATTATCAAACACGCTAATCCCAACGGCACATTGTCCCGCTATGTCAGCTTAGGGCTGTTCAACCTGCGGCCCTACCTGCCGAAACCATACAGCACAAGCGAGTACGCGGCTTCGGTCTACTACACACCTCTTCCTTTGGACTTTGACCTCCCTGCCCCATTCTGGGAGACAGCCCATTTACTGGATAAGTACTACCGGACCACGGTGAAGGATGATCCTGAGATCCTGCCCCTGCACACACACATGACACGCATCCTCTGCCAAGCTTCCCAGATGCCTGAGTACCAGGGGCTCATTCCCGGCGATGCACAGGTCAGCAGCCTGGGCATCGTCGAGCGGTATGTGCAACACAGGTATGGCAACACTGTCAAGGTTCTGGACGTGAAAATGGGTGTCGACGTTGTTCTCGGTATGT
The sequence above is a segment of the Aspergillus oryzae RIB40 DNA, chromosome 3 genome. Coding sequences within it:
- a CDS encoding uncharacterized protein (predicted protein), with protein sequence MDLVRTAITSSLERLKRSSSLTVSPPIMETDPLLPPYSSSPGYERERRPYRHRQGRGINTTPPIPPIQFLSALFFAGAVIASTYWAYKSYTAPERTPLEPAPLLPYFASLSLILSFCSWIGYLVSILYDRDDISLLQRKLVIWISVIGKVVLGFAHAVIWFEYKQFFPGTKQPNWIIMFLAMQAWWDFLLLIGYSMLRMI
- a CDS encoding uncharacterized protein (predicted protein), translating into MALDVPDGTPDRGKGVVILSIILMILVILATITRIMSKVIAHQNWWWDDLFAILSVICELVVLSLVLVWRNIGLGYHMSVVASINPQYLITGSKYLFIAIFFFDASVCLPKISAVLFYARVFRSNNRAFRINLWIIGALVAGWLISAEISTIFQCNPIAKAWNTTLPGTCIKQYDWYLSTAILSTVIDFYILLLPIPMIWSLKMSLRRRIYLLICFFMTYSVIVVSLGRLVAVVNLIPVMPTDLTWEFPLYLYWSVLEGSVSIVSISVPSGIALVKANIRPEGSAWGSSNGSSGKRGSYGNTTIIQHVRERPMRSYSDRDSDDHLVSDVETARTANSGESDASIPLGGIKIRTDIRVMNREK